One window of Quercus robur chromosome 12, dhQueRobu3.1, whole genome shotgun sequence genomic DNA carries:
- the LOC126710120 gene encoding transcription factor bHLH118-like, which translates to MFSSDQNGEKVFQISTTTYQHHTVPQDLILPDVLMDDSTLNNDKGKGRQQKSLATLDSCEITHEDNDRKVMHRDMERNRRKEMNKLHGSLRSLLPLEYIKGKRSISDHMNEAVNYINHLQENIKLLGAKRDELKKLSDLIALEPESGTSSLCQPTFVMVHPCLDGVEITVNSSFMEQGLPLSRVLQILLEEGLAVVSCVSTKVNQRLIYTIQSQVSGMTHVDLPGLQQRLTEAIPLSQKFPK; encoded by the exons ATGTTTTCTTCAGACCAAAATGGTGAGAAGGTGTTCCAGATTTCCACTACAACATACCAACATCACACAGTCCCACAAGATCTGATCTTGCCTGATGTTTTAATGGATGACAGTACTCTTAACAATGATAAAGGAAAAGGCCGTCAGCAAAAATCATTAGCAACTTTGGATAGCTGTGAGATCACTCATGAGGACAATGATAGGAAGGTGATGCATCGGGACATGGAACGGAATAGAAGGAAAGAGATGAACAAACTACATGGGTCACTGAGATCTCTTCTCCCTCTTGAATACATTAAG GGAAAGCGTTCAATATCTGATCACATGAACGAGGCTGTAAATTACATCAACCACCTACAGGAAAATATTAAGCTACTGGGTGCCAAGAGAGATGAGCTAAAGAAGTTATCCGATTTGATAGCTCTTGAACCTGAGAGTGGAACCTCATCTTTGTGTCAACCAACCTTTGTTATGGTCCATCCATGTTTGGATGGTGTTGAGATTACTGTAAACAGTAGCTTCATGGAACAGGGATTGCCCCTTTCAAGAGTGCTCCAAATACTGCTTGAGGAAGGGCTTGCTGTTGTTAGCTGCGTTTCCACGAAAgtaaatcaaagattaatataCACTATCCAATCTCAG GTCAGTGGCATGACACATGTAGATCTACCTGGGCTGCAACAAAGACTTACTGAAGCAATTCCATTATCACAGAAATTTCCCAAGTAA